Proteins from a genomic interval of Ndongobacter massiliensis:
- a CDS encoding ATP-binding protein, with amino-acid sequence MKRELGKIMIEDVEFAYDSEKEYIKDGHAYCKVCHERKDGDVMEFFGNKMILRVACKCDREIEQQKKRREKQMEIERLKRTCFNSMREWSYTFENYQGEENQSLMIAKNFVEDYEKMKKENIGLLFYGSVGSGKTYLACSIANSLIEQYQISVKIRNFAQIINELQKSSFDFDKNAYIESLVNTSVLILDDLGIERDTSYAKEQVYNIVNSRYLKQKPTIFTTNLSYDTIQNCKDSVEYQRIYSRIIEMCIPVMVVGEDFRKFIQRDKLTRNKDRLLNGGERT; translated from the coding sequence ATGAAAAGAGAATTGGGAAAAATAATGATAGAGGATGTAGAATTTGCCTATGATTCTGAAAAAGAGTATATCAAAGATGGACACGCCTATTGTAAAGTCTGCCACGAAAGAAAAGACGGTGATGTAATGGAATTTTTCGGGAATAAAATGATATTAAGGGTAGCTTGTAAATGCGATAGAGAAATAGAGCAACAAAAGAAACGAAGAGAAAAACAGATGGAAATTGAAAGGTTAAAAAGAACCTGCTTCAATTCCATGAGGGAGTGGTCATATACCTTTGAAAATTATCAGGGAGAAGAAAATCAAAGCCTCATGATTGCAAAGAATTTTGTAGAAGATTATGAGAAAATGAAAAAAGAAAATATCGGACTTCTCTTTTATGGCTCTGTAGGAAGCGGAAAGACCTATCTTGCCTGCTCCATTGCAAATAGCCTTATTGAACAGTATCAAATAAGTGTTAAGATTAGAAATTTCGCACAGATTATCAATGAACTTCAAAAAAGCAGCTTTGACTTTGATAAAAACGCATATATTGAATCCCTTGTAAATACTTCCGTTCTTATTTTAGATGACTTGGGAATTGAAAGGGATACAAGCTATGCTAAAGAGCAGGTATATAACATTGTCAATAGCAGGTACTTAAAACAGAAACCAACAATTTTCACAACAAATCTTTCCTACGACACAATTCAAAACTGCAAGGACAGTGTTGAATATCAAAGAATCTATTCAAGAATTATTGAAATGTGTATTCCCGTTATGGTTGTAGGCGAGGATTTCAGAAAGTTTATTCAAAGAGATAAGCTAACTCGCAATAAAGATAGATTACTGAACGGAGGTGAAAGGACTTGA
- a CDS encoding DUF3847 domain-containing protein, which produces MKKEKTLQEVQEQISELQEEKEKYDVKLKQLQNQGKKLEKLANEKERKRRNHRLIQRGLIVERVVESPLMFTNEEIENLLNIATYTAEYQKAYNEMIRQKDMKDEPEEEIIE; this is translated from the coding sequence ATGAAGAAAGAAAAAACCTTACAAGAAGTACAAGAACAAATTTCTGAACTTCAGGAAGAAAAAGAAAAGTACGATGTAAAGCTGAAACAACTACAAAATCAAGGCAAGAAATTAGAAAAGTTGGCAAATGAAAAGGAGCGAAAAAGAAGAAATCATAGGCTTATACAAAGGGGCTTGATAGTGGAAAGAGTTGTTGAAAGTCCTCTTATGTTTACCAATGAGGAGATAGAAAATCTACTTAATATTGCTACTTACACAGCAGAATACCAAAAAGCCTATAATGAGATGATAAGGCAAAAGGATATGAAAGATGAACCTGAAGAAGAAATTATTGAATAA
- a CDS encoding TetR/AcrR family transcriptional regulator — MKEEKQKVGQIRKKEIREAAKKCFLTKGFQSTTMEDVITEIGMSRGGVYHHYASTNEMLKDLMLDGNDYRNSLINEYLENNKGKDKYLQMGEILVDKSLADTELMKIYTLLLQAKKYNDDLENLYQELKLNTTNELSIIANQLGIKADIFRDGFLVDYINGLILSSEVLGARKSYGGHKKYIKETMINYIVDVENNTHEEVSNE, encoded by the coding sequence TTGAAGGAAGAGAAACAAAAGGTTGGACAAATTAGAAAGAAAGAAATTAGAGAAGCTGCAAAAAAATGTTTTTTAACAAAAGGCTTTCAAAGCACAACGATGGAAGATGTCATTACAGAGATAGGAATGAGCAGAGGAGGTGTTTATCATCATTATGCAAGCACAAATGAAATGCTTAAAGACTTAATGCTTGATGGAAATGATTATAGAAACAGCTTGATAAATGAATATTTAGAAAATAATAAAGGTAAAGATAAATATCTACAAATGGGTGAAATTTTAGTTGATAAATCATTAGCTGACACAGAATTGATGAAAATATACACGCTTCTTTTACAGGCAAAAAAATATAATGATGATTTAGAAAATTTATATCAGGAATTAAAACTTAATACCACAAATGAGTTAAGTATAATTGCCAATCAGCTTGGAATTAAAGCGGATATATTCAGAGATGGTTTTTTAGTAGATTACATTAACGGCTTGATATTAAGTTCGGAAGTTCTTGGGGCAAGAAAGTCTTATGGCGGACATAAAAAATATATAAAAGAAACAATGATAAATTACATCGTTGATGTAGAAAATAACACACATGAGGAGGTTTCAAATGAATAA
- a CDS encoding MATE family efflux transporter, whose product MKEDMKTQLLTKSPKDLMFKLAIPGIIGMIVIGLYPFMDGVFAGRLIGDYAMSAISVSMSLTIINGGISALIGVGSASILSRAIGKGDKETTDKIFGNFCYWVILFSLIITVLGFVFAPHFLDLVGAKGDIKELGVRYLRVVFFGSIFVNFAQAGNMTMRGEGALKQSMIIMGVGAILNIILDPIFMKLMGEYAIEGAAIATVISQIVQAILTFCYFSKKSAFVGIHKIQKSKDISSEMFSIGSSAMMMQILFAVQQTFLFKQAFAYGGDNWGILMAATMRLYMFSFIPLWGMSQGLQPVIGANFGAKQYKRVKDTMKVFMYGATILAALSWIPSMFYSEKLLSLFSVRSEIIEAGVMNFKMFYSTFILYGIMIMTLTFFQSIGDGKKAGMVVMLRQLILFIPAILLFPKFFGATAVWWAEPVVDFSMILVGLFMMLGVLHKIGNDEVANN is encoded by the coding sequence ATGAAAGAAGATATGAAAACACAACTATTAACAAAAAGTCCAAAAGACTTAATGTTTAAGTTGGCGATTCCCGGAATAATCGGAATGATTGTTATAGGACTTTATCCATTTATGGATGGAGTATTTGCGGGACGGTTGATTGGCGATTACGCCATGTCAGCAATCAGTGTATCTATGTCTTTGACGATTATAAACGGTGGAATATCGGCTCTAATCGGTGTAGGCAGCGCTTCTATCCTATCGAGAGCAATAGGCAAAGGAGATAAAGAAACAACAGACAAAATATTCGGGAACTTTTGTTATTGGGTTATTTTGTTTTCTCTAATTATCACAGTATTAGGTTTTGTATTTGCACCTCATTTTTTGGATTTGGTAGGTGCTAAAGGAGATATTAAAGAGCTTGGAGTCAGGTATTTAAGAGTAGTTTTCTTTGGCTCCATATTTGTTAATTTTGCTCAAGCCGGAAATATGACAATGCGTGGTGAAGGTGCATTAAAGCAATCCATGATTATTATGGGGGTAGGAGCAATATTAAACATTATTTTAGATCCTATTTTCATGAAGTTGATGGGAGAATATGCGATTGAAGGGGCAGCTATTGCAACTGTAATCTCTCAAATTGTGCAAGCTATATTAACTTTTTGCTATTTTTCAAAGAAAAGTGCTTTTGTGGGGATTCATAAAATCCAAAAGAGTAAGGATATTTCCAGTGAAATGTTTAGCATAGGAAGTTCTGCAATGATGATGCAAATTTTGTTTGCAGTACAACAAACATTCTTGTTTAAGCAAGCTTTCGCATACGGTGGAGATAATTGGGGAATTTTAATGGCTGCTACAATGAGATTGTATATGTTCTCCTTTATTCCTCTTTGGGGAATGAGCCAAGGTTTACAGCCTGTTATTGGGGCAAATTTCGGAGCAAAGCAATATAAAAGAGTAAAAGATACAATGAAGGTTTTTATGTACGGAGCAACTATTCTTGCAGCTCTTTCATGGATACCATCGATGTTTTATTCAGAAAAATTACTATCACTATTCAGTGTAAGAAGTGAAATCATAGAAGCTGGTGTTATGAATTTTAAGATGTTTTATTCCACATTTATTTTGTATGGAATTATGATTATGACCCTTACTTTTTTTCAATCCATTGGAGATGGCAAAAAAGCCGGGATGGTTGTAATGCTTAGACAGCTGATTTTATTTATACCGGCGATACTACTATTTCCAAAGTTTTTTGGAGCAACAGCAGTTTGGTGGGCAGAGCCTGTGGTGGATTTTAGTATGATTTTGGTCGGATTGTTTATGATGCTTGGGGTACTGCATAAGATAGGCAATGATGAGGTGGCAAATAATTAG
- a CDS encoding ATP-binding cassette domain-containing protein, producing the protein MLELQNLTVGFDGESILKNINMIFKPGEVTVITGHSGTGKSSLLKVINGIIPEYNNAELEGDIVFNGKSLFGLTILERSKFISTVFQNPKTQFYCINSTDELAFQLENRNIDKDLILDKIQYYSAVLGTKELLDRNIFELSGGEKQLIAVTACGISENEIILLDEPSSSLDQVAIEHLQNAIMELKKRKKIIIIVEHRLFYLKDMLDKLCVIENGTYKEYTKEQFCDDFFEQVSEKHNLRSFNAISKNNFLSRKYKQVEVLKKNSSDLDCKALSCLNFKKKYERKEIFDFSIAFESGINFIIGQNGVGKSTFINLLMGLTRGTGEVFYNGVKVKKRCENIFAIMQDVNYQLFTESVWQELSTVTKENELKDEILKAVNLFDKKEMHPSSLSGGEKQRLLLAMSMLSRKHIIIFDEPTSGLCKKQMDVLIGFINKMAEQGKIILIITHDHEFIDRCNGKVYEFIK; encoded by the coding sequence ATGCTTGAATTACAAAATTTAACAGTGGGTTTTGACGGTGAAAGCATATTGAAAAATATAAATATGATTTTCAAACCCGGTGAAGTAACCGTCATTACAGGACATTCAGGAACAGGAAAAAGTAGCTTGCTAAAAGTTATCAATGGAATCATTCCGGAATACAATAATGCAGAATTAGAAGGAGATATTGTATTTAACGGAAAATCATTGTTTGGCTTGACAATATTGGAACGATCTAAATTTATATCTACAGTGTTTCAAAATCCTAAAACACAATTTTATTGTATCAATTCAACCGATGAACTGGCTTTTCAGTTGGAAAATAGAAACATAGACAAAGATTTGATTTTAGATAAAATTCAGTATTATTCAGCGGTTTTAGGTACAAAGGAATTATTAGATAGGAATATCTTTGAACTATCTGGAGGCGAAAAGCAGTTGATTGCAGTAACAGCTTGTGGGATTTCTGAAAATGAAATTATCTTGTTGGATGAACCCTCATCTTCCTTAGATCAGGTTGCAATAGAGCATTTACAGAATGCCATTATGGAACTGAAAAAAAGAAAGAAAATTATCATCATTGTGGAGCATAGATTGTTTTATCTGAAAGATATGCTTGATAAATTGTGTGTGATAGAAAATGGAACTTATAAAGAATACACAAAAGAGCAGTTTTGTGATGATTTCTTTGAACAGGTTTCTGAAAAACACAATCTAAGGAGTTTTAATGCGATTTCTAAAAACAATTTTTTAAGCAGGAAATATAAGCAAGTAGAAGTGTTAAAGAAAAATTCTTCAGATCTTGATTGTAAAGCATTGTCTTGTTTGAATTTCAAAAAAAAATATGAAAGAAAGGAAATCTTTGACTTCAGTATTGCCTTTGAATCCGGTATCAATTTCATCATTGGTCAAAATGGTGTTGGGAAAAGCACTTTTATCAATTTGCTGATGGGGCTGACAAGAGGAACAGGAGAGGTGTTTTATAACGGAGTAAAAGTAAAAAAACGATGTGAAAATATTTTTGCGATTATGCAAGATGTTAATTATCAACTTTTTACAGAATCTGTATGGCAGGAGCTTTCGACTGTTACAAAAGAGAACGAATTAAAAGATGAAATTTTAAAAGCAGTAAACCTATTTGATAAAAAAGAAATGCACCCAAGCTCATTGTCGGGAGGCGAAAAGCAAAGATTATTGCTTGCCATGTCTATGCTAAGTAGAAAACATATCATAATTTTTGATGAACCGACAAGTGGACTTTGTAAAAAACAGATGGATGTTTTGATTGGATTTATCAATAAAATGGCTGAGCAAGGAAAAATAATTCTTATAATCACACATGATCATGAGTTTATAGATAGATGTAACGGAAAAGTATATGAGTTTATTAAATAG
- a CDS encoding energy-coupling factor transporter transmembrane component T: MIIKLDFRTKLFMTIVLSYVMVLGNIQTKYFVQAILISTIPIILLINAKYIRVAIIGVATLLFVYAADKFLIGLNYNPVVAILLIIVMVIKKILPAFLMGRYTILTSNVGESIYSLKKMKCPDEIAIPLTVMVRFFYAARIDYSNIKKAMRLRGLTLKRLIKSPILLFEYRLVPLLMCLSKAADDLTVSAMTKGLAVNQKRTSISETYMGLVDFMFFLIMAWIIYLYIRGKYA; the protein is encoded by the coding sequence ATGATAATCAAACTTGATTTTCGTACAAAACTTTTTATGACGATAGTTCTTTCATATGTGATGGTATTAGGCAATATTCAAACAAAGTATTTCGTGCAAGCCATTTTAATATCCACAATTCCGATAATACTTTTAATTAACGCAAAATATATAAGAGTAGCTATTATTGGAGTGGCTACTCTTTTGTTTGTTTATGCTGCTGATAAATTTCTGATAGGGCTTAATTACAATCCTGTGGTTGCAATTTTATTGATAATAGTGATGGTTATTAAAAAAATTCTCCCCGCATTTTTGATGGGGAGATATACCATACTTACATCAAATGTTGGAGAAAGCATTTACTCATTAAAAAAAATGAAATGTCCAGATGAAATAGCCATTCCCTTGACGGTAATGGTACGTTTCTTTTATGCTGCAAGGATTGATTATAGTAATATAAAAAAAGCTATGCGTTTGAGAGGATTGACGCTTAAAAGGTTAATAAAGAGTCCAATTTTATTATTTGAATATAGATTAGTGCCATTATTGATGTGCTTATCAAAGGCAGCAGATGATTTGACGGTATCAGCTATGACGAAAGGGTTGGCTGTAAATCAAAAGAGAACAAGTATTAGTGAAACATATATGGGACTTGTTGACTTTATGTTTTTCTTAATAATGGCATGGATAATCTATCTATATATAAGGGGAAAATATGCTTGA
- a CDS encoding PcfB family protein: MINEEIARKTLNMEVRAGKVTSKILLDLIRKLLKESEKIGGLEKLVGSKGNEVKLKDMVKKGQLEEIPVEETELKELKKELNRYGVKFSVMKDKESGKYSVFFQAKDMKVMDKAFKHALSESEKKTERKESIHKNIEKFKEMAKNSVSKDKIKNKQKEQSL; the protein is encoded by the coding sequence TTGATCAATGAAGAAATTGCAAGAAAAACGCTCAACATGGAAGTGAGAGCCGGCAAAGTAACAAGCAAGATACTTTTGGATTTGATAAGGAAGTTACTGAAAGAATCAGAAAAAATCGGTGGACTTGAAAAGCTCGTTGGGAGTAAAGGGAATGAAGTAAAACTAAAAGATATGGTTAAAAAGGGACAGCTTGAAGAGATACCAGTAGAAGAAACAGAATTGAAGGAACTGAAAAAAGAACTGAACAGATATGGAGTTAAGTTTTCGGTAATGAAAGATAAAGAATCAGGTAAATACTCAGTGTTCTTTCAAGCAAAAGATATGAAAGTGATGGACAAAGCATTTAAGCACGCCCTTTCAGAATCAGAAAAGAAAACGGAAAGGAAAGAATCTATTCATAAAAACATTGAGAAGTTTAAGGAGATGGCTAAAAATTCTGTTTCTAAAGATAAAATCAAGAACAAGCAAAAGGAGCAGAGCCTATGA
- a CDS encoding MptD family putative ECF transporter S component yields the protein MNKRLEVKDLINIGLFSVLGFVFMMIGSFLAMVPVLMPLVPFAQGVLVGPVNMLYSTKIKKRGMIFIQSLLIALVYIAMGHGPWALLTAVIAGIIAEIILKSGEYTNVKKARLAFSIAPLCTLGNWLPIFISRNEYIKQMLEKGYNQEFIDKMLSVMPNWIIVVMAIVGIIGAYIGCSIGMAFLKKHFKKAGMEK from the coding sequence ATGAATAAACGATTAGAGGTAAAGGATTTAATCAATATAGGATTATTTTCCGTATTAGGTTTTGTGTTTATGATGATTGGGTCATTTTTAGCAATGGTTCCAGTTTTAATGCCACTTGTCCCATTTGCACAGGGAGTTTTGGTAGGACCTGTAAATATGCTGTATTCTACCAAGATTAAAAAAAGAGGAATGATTTTTATTCAATCATTATTGATTGCATTGGTATATATTGCTATGGGACATGGACCTTGGGCATTATTAACTGCTGTTATTGCCGGTATTATTGCTGAAATAATTTTGAAATCAGGAGAATATACCAATGTAAAGAAAGCAAGATTAGCATTTTCAATTGCGCCTCTTTGCACGTTAGGAAATTGGCTTCCAATTTTTATATCGAGAAATGAATATATTAAGCAAATGTTAGAAAAAGGATACAATCAAGAGTTCATTGATAAGATGCTTAGTGTTATGCCGAATTGGATTATTGTTGTAATGGCAATAGTAGGAATTATCGGTGCATATATAGGTTGCAGCATTGGAATGGCATTTCTAAAAAAACACTTCAAAAAAGCCGGTATGGAAAAATAA
- a CDS encoding sigma factor-like helix-turn-helix DNA-binding protein, which produces MDKREYYLYVKGKAVPVSEEVYKAYWKITEHEKYLQRKDWKHNVIPFSALDHDGHFVDNIIDEKIDLEKIVEVKMQIEELNKALATLTKEERELMEAIFFREESLKSIGEKEKVTHQAISGRRDKILEKLRKILEDKI; this is translated from the coding sequence ATGGATAAAAGAGAATATTACCTCTATGTCAAAGGAAAGGCCGTACCTGTCAGTGAAGAAGTCTATAAAGCCTACTGGAAAATAACAGAGCATGAAAAGTATCTTCAGAGGAAGGATTGGAAACATAATGTAATACCATTTTCTGCATTGGATCATGACGGACACTTTGTAGACAACATCATAGATGAAAAAATAGACTTGGAAAAAATTGTAGAAGTCAAAATGCAAATTGAAGAATTAAACAAGGCATTAGCTACACTGACAAAAGAAGAAAGAGAGTTAATGGAAGCAATTTTTTTCAGAGAAGAAAGTCTGAAGTCTATTGGAGAAAAAGAGAAAGTTACACATCAGGCAATCAGCGGGAGGAGGGATAAAATTTTAGAAAAACTAAGAAAGATTTTAGAAGATAAAATCTAA
- a CDS encoding recombinase family protein, whose translation MRNFEKVTALYERLSRDDELQGESNSIVNQKKILEEYASKNNLSNIIHFTDDGISGTQFDRPGFMAMMNGVNSGNIGCIIVKDMSRLGRDYLKVGQCMEILRQKGVRLIAINDNVDSFYREDDFTPFRNIMNEWYARDTSRKIQSTFKSKGESGKHTASSPPYGYIKDGKDKDKWIVDEKAAQIVRRIFNLTMQGNGPYRIAKILEAEKIDIPAYHQQKLGYGLYQSKNFEHPYRWCSSTIASILKKKEYLGHTVNFKTRKHFKDKKSKYVSEDNWLIFENTHEAIIDQETFDNVQRIRGNVKRYPDGWGEYHPLTGLMYCADCGSKMYVHRTSNYKNIPYYVCSNYKKVPCGTLCPSAHRIKAEAVLNLIQETLKDIKKYLDEDNEAFICSIQNEMEEKEKVEIEKKRTRLIDSKGRLQELERLMCRIYEDMILNKIPNSRYEILNNQYEMEQITLSKEIKDLELAISRYEKETDRARKFISLINRYENFEELTTTTINEFVEKIIIHERDRKGSQNSKQKIEIYFNFIGNYEPPKEELTEEERLKLEEEERKINERKDRLHQNYLKRKANGKQQEYEERYKARREQKKQEKLKVLKRAGVPVKDYEVNI comes from the coding sequence ATGAGGAATTTTGAAAAGGTAACGGCACTCTATGAGAGATTAAGTCGTGATGATGAGCTTCAAGGAGAAAGTAACTCAATCGTCAATCAAAAGAAAATCCTTGAAGAATATGCAAGTAAGAATAATTTATCCAACATCATACATTTTACAGATGATGGAATAAGTGGAACCCAGTTTGACAGACCGGGCTTTATGGCAATGATGAACGGAGTAAACAGTGGAAATATCGGTTGTATCATCGTAAAAGATATGAGTAGACTTGGTAGAGATTATCTCAAAGTCGGTCAATGTATGGAGATTTTAAGACAAAAGGGAGTAAGACTAATCGCTATCAATGACAATGTAGATAGCTTTTACAGAGAAGATGATTTTACCCCTTTTCGAAATATTATGAATGAATGGTATGCAAGAGATACATCAAGAAAAATACAATCGACTTTCAAATCAAAAGGAGAAAGTGGAAAGCATACGGCAAGTTCTCCACCCTATGGCTATATCAAAGATGGAAAAGACAAAGATAAGTGGATTGTAGATGAAAAAGCAGCACAGATAGTAAGGCGAATATTTAACTTGACCATGCAAGGCAATGGCCCGTATCGAATAGCAAAGATACTGGAAGCGGAAAAAATTGATATACCCGCCTATCATCAACAAAAATTAGGCTATGGACTATATCAAAGCAAAAATTTTGAACATCCTTATCGTTGGTGCAGCTCCACAATTGCAAGCATTCTAAAGAAAAAAGAATACTTAGGTCATACAGTCAACTTCAAAACAAGAAAGCATTTTAAGGACAAGAAAAGTAAATATGTATCTGAAGATAACTGGCTCATCTTTGAAAATACCCACGAAGCAATCATAGACCAAGAAACCTTTGATAATGTACAAAGAATACGGGGAAATGTAAAAAGGTATCCTGACGGTTGGGGCGAATATCATCCACTGACAGGGCTTATGTATTGTGCAGATTGCGGAAGTAAGATGTATGTTCACAGGACCAGTAATTACAAAAATATCCCATATTATGTTTGCAGTAATTACAAGAAAGTACCTTGTGGAACACTTTGTCCATCAGCTCACAGGATAAAAGCGGAAGCCGTCTTGAATCTTATACAGGAAACATTAAAAGACATCAAAAAATACCTTGATGAAGATAACGAAGCCTTTATCTGTTCAATTCAAAATGAAATGGAAGAAAAGGAAAAAGTAGAGATAGAAAAGAAACGCACAAGGCTTATTGACAGCAAAGGGCGATTACAGGAATTAGAAAGACTGATGTGTCGTATCTATGAAGATATGATCCTTAACAAAATACCAAATAGCAGATATGAGATACTAAACAATCAATATGAAATGGAGCAGATAACTTTAAGCAAAGAGATTAAAGATTTAGAGCTTGCAATATCAAGATATGAAAAAGAAACAGATAGAGCAAGAAAATTTATATCCCTTATCAATCGTTATGAGAATTTTGAAGAACTCACAACCACAACGATCAATGAGTTTGTAGAGAAGATTATCATTCACGAAAGGGATAGGAAAGGCAGTCAAAACTCAAAACAGAAGATAGAGATATATTTTAACTTTATCGGAAATTATGAACCGCCAAAAGAAGAATTGACCGAAGAAGAACGATTAAAGCTTGAGGAAGAAGAGAGAAAAATCAATGAAAGAAAAGATAGGCTTCACCAAAATTATCTGAAGCGTAAAGCAAACGGCAAACAACAGGAATATGAGGAAAGGTATAAGGCAAGGCGAGAACAGAAGAAGCAGGAGAAACTAAAGGTTCTAAAAAGGGCAGGAGTACCAGTAAAAGATTATGAGGTAAACATCTAA
- the mobQ gene encoding MobQ family relaxase, translating into MAETFHFSISMISRGKSKSAVASAAYISCEKLTNEWDGVTHDYHNKKGLLHAEIFLPENVPKEFQDRSFLWNSVELNEKASNAQLARNFIIALPKELSVEENKNLITDFIQENFVSKGMIVDLAIHDESDEGNKNIHAHIMTTLRPINEKGQWQPKSKKEYILDKNGEKIKLKSGNYKTRKVELTDWNDKGNAEKWRENFAALCNQYLEKNNLEKRVDHRSFERQGIEEIPTIHLGASASALERKGIETDKGNINREIKKHNSLVKAIKERITELTSWITDFSKALFERYEQYKQTRQDEIDNKAELFNLYEYISIYNEIQGEKSRGLNPYASNKKMAADLRRFSKAIYYLRDNKLQTIADLQEKIFELAKQSKKISGDIQSNTQRIKDLNQCLICSDIIKENKEAYQEYKSKTLFKDNFYNSHKKEIDKYLRARKTIEKFTEKSVIKLNDWQKEISILEKGIQDLTKDKAKVQEEFKQIDHIKYAVKAVNDDYGIDLSIEIDKAIKRGEKPSVIAQLRKFQEQQERKEQYKQKAKEKYTEQER; encoded by the coding sequence ATGGCAGAAACTTTTCACTTTAGTATTTCAATGATAAGTAGAGGAAAAAGTAAAAGTGCAGTTGCAAGTGCAGCATATATATCCTGCGAGAAATTAACAAATGAATGGGACGGAGTAACCCACGACTATCACAACAAAAAAGGACTACTACATGCAGAAATATTCTTGCCGGAGAATGTACCAAAAGAATTTCAAGACAGAAGTTTTTTGTGGAACAGTGTGGAGCTAAATGAAAAAGCAAGCAATGCCCAACTTGCAAGAAACTTTATCATAGCCCTACCAAAAGAATTAAGTGTAGAAGAAAATAAAAACCTCATTACCGACTTTATACAGGAGAATTTTGTATCTAAAGGAATGATAGTAGACCTTGCTATACATGATGAAAGTGATGAGGGAAATAAGAATATTCACGCCCATATCATGACTACCCTTAGACCAATTAACGAAAAAGGACAGTGGCAACCAAAGAGCAAAAAAGAATATATCCTTGATAAAAACGGAGAAAAGATAAAACTAAAAAGTGGTAATTACAAAACAAGAAAAGTAGAACTGACAGATTGGAATGATAAAGGTAACGCAGAGAAATGGCGAGAAAATTTTGCAGCTCTTTGCAATCAGTATTTAGAGAAAAATAACCTTGAAAAAAGAGTAGACCATCGTTCTTTTGAAAGACAGGGGATAGAAGAAATCCCAACCATTCATTTAGGAGCAAGTGCCAGTGCTTTAGAAAGAAAAGGCATTGAAACCGACAAAGGAAATATCAATAGAGAAATTAAAAAGCATAATTCCTTAGTCAAAGCGATTAAAGAAAGAATTACAGAGCTTACATCTTGGATAACTGATTTTTCAAAAGCCTTATTTGAAAGATACGAACAGTACAAACAGACAAGGCAAGATGAAATAGATAATAAAGCGGAACTCTTTAACCTTTATGAATACATTTCTATCTACAACGAAATACAAGGTGAAAAATCAAGAGGGTTAAATCCTTATGCGAGTAATAAAAAGATGGCTGCTGATCTTAGAAGATTTTCAAAAGCTATTTATTATCTTAGAGATAATAAACTTCAAACCATAGCAGACCTACAGGAAAAAATCTTTGAATTGGCAAAGCAAAGTAAAAAAATAAGCGGTGATATTCAAAGTAACACACAAAGAATAAAAGACCTAAACCAATGTTTAATCTGTTCTGACATCATCAAAGAAAACAAAGAAGCCTATCAGGAATATAAGAGTAAAACACTATTCAAAGATAACTTTTACAATTCTCATAAAAAAGAAATAGACAAATACCTAAGAGCAAGAAAGACGATAGAAAAATTTACCGAGAAATCAGTCATAAAATTAAATGATTGGCAAAAAGAAATATCAATCCTTGAAAAAGGGATACAAGACTTAACCAAAGATAAAGCTAAAGTACAAGAGGAATTTAAGCAGATAGACCATATCAAATATGCGGTTAAGGCAGTAAATGATGATTATGGAATAGACCTAAGTATTGAGATAGACAAGGCGATTAAGCGAGGAGAAAAGCCAAGTGTAATTGCACAACTGAGAAAATTCCAAGAGCAACAGGAAAGAAAGGAGCAGTACAAACAAAAAGCAAAAGAAAAATATACAGAACAAGAAAGATGA